The Candidatus Manganitrophaceae bacterium sequence AATCGAACCGATGGCACCAATATTTGTCATGTATCCGGAACTGAAAACAAGAGCCGACTCCGCCGACTTGAATCTCGCAACCTTGGCTTCCAGGTCATCGTTAAGATCTGAATGTCCTGAAATCAGCCTGGAGGCCCCCGCGCCAACACCCCGGGCTTGAATGGCGGAGATCGCAGCCGCTTTCAGTTTCGGATGGTTCGCCAGGCCGAGGTAGTTGTTGGTGCAAAAAAGAAGGAGTTCCCTTCCATTCCTCCGGGCCACCGTCGATGATTCGGAGTCAAGGGGGATCAACGCGCGGGAGAGGTGTTGTTGTTCAAGCTTTGTGAGCGCTTTCTCAAATTGGAACATCCCGTCCTCACTTTCGATGCCTTAAGGAAGCTATGATTAAGTCTGGGTTGAGTTTTTCAGGAGATAAAATGTTTCGATTCAAGGCGCAAATCGCAGGAAATAGCCCGCTATTTTAAAGATTTGCAACGCGGAAACGGGACATTTTTGCCCTGAAAAAACAATGCATGACTTATTCAGAGCTTCCTTAAATAATACATCCTCCGCCACCCTGTCAATAGAAGGAGCACCCACGCGTCACCCGGATCTCATCACGGGTCTCAGAGATCTTGCATCTCTATGTGGATTTCCAGAATTCCCTTGACAACCACCAGTAGCCTAGATAAACTTATTTTGATAGTTAATGCCTTGAATTTGTTTATATCTTTTCTACAAATAGTTAGAAGGCTCGAAACCGCTCTGGTGCAGTCAAGGAGGAAGAATGTTCGAAAAATTCACCGATAGGGGAAGAAAGATTATCATTCTTGCCCGCGAAGAAGCTGAACGTCACCAGAATGATTATTTAGGAACGGAACATATTGTCCTGGCGTTGCTCAGAGAAGGGGATGGAATCGCCCTTGCTGTCGTGAAAAAAATGGGCCTTTCGACCGAACAGATTCGCCTGGAGGTCGAGCGGAATCTCCCGAGCGGGAGCAACACCATGACCTTTGGAGAGATCCCCTTCACCTCCAGGGTCAAAAAGGTGGTCGAATATGCCGTCGAAGAGGCCAAACTTCTCGGGCATAACTACATCGGGAGCGAACACCTCTTGCTTGGCTTGTTGCGGGAAGAGGAGGGGATTGGAGGAAAGATTGTCCGGAGCCTGGGCGGGAACCTGCTGACGGCGCGGCAACTCACCATCAACCTCCTCAGAAAAACAGCCCCGCGCGAAAAAGAAAAGAAAAGCAGCACACCTGCTCTGGACGAATTTGGTCGTGACCTGACCCAATTGGCAACGGAAGGCACACTCGACCCCGTCATTGGCCGCCATGATGAGATAGAACGTCTTCTTCAGATTTTGAGCCGGCGGACAAAGAATAATCCCGTTCTGATTGGAGAATCCGGAGTGGGGAAGACAGCCATCGTCGAGGGTCTTGCACAAAAAATTGTCTCGATGGATGTCCCAGAGAACCTCTTTAACCGGCGGGTGATTTCCCTGGATCTGGGTTCGCTTGTTGCTGGCACAAAATATAGAGGGCAGTTTGAAGAGCGCCTCAAAGTGGTCATGAAAGAGATTCTTACGGCGGGCAATATCATTATTTTCATCGATGAACTTCATACGCTCGTGGGCGCCGGGGCTGCCGAGGGGAGTATCGATGCCTCCAATATGCTAAAACCGGCGCTGTCCCGTGGAGAGATGCAGTGTATCGGAGCGACAACCCTCGATGAATACCGGAAACATATCGAAAAAGACGCGGCACTGAAGCGGCGCTTTCAGGCCATCTTTGTTCAGCCGCCGACCTCTGCCGAGACGGTCCAGATCATCAAGGGATTAAAAGACCGATATGAAGAGCATCATGGGGTGAAGATCACTGATGATGCCGTGGATGAAGCGGTGCGTCTTTCCGACCGGTACATTTCAGACCGCTTTCTTCCGGACAAGGCCATTGATGTCATTGATGAAGCCGGTTCCAGGGCAAAATTAATAGCCTACTCTCGGCCTGAACCCCTCCGGGTTCTGGAGAAGGAAATCAAAAAGATTGCGCATGATAAAGACCTGGCCATACGACTTCAAAATTTTGAGGAGGC is a genomic window containing:
- a CDS encoding ATP-dependent Clp protease ATP-binding subunit, with the translated sequence MFEKFTDRGRKIIILAREEAERHQNDYLGTEHIVLALLREGDGIALAVVKKMGLSTEQIRLEVERNLPSGSNTMTFGEIPFTSRVKKVVEYAVEEAKLLGHNYIGSEHLLLGLLREEEGIGGKIVRSLGGNLLTARQLTINLLRKTAPREKEKKSSTPALDEFGRDLTQLATEGTLDPVIGRHDEIERLLQILSRRTKNNPVLIGESGVGKTAIVEGLAQKIVSMDVPENLFNRRVISLDLGSLVAGTKYRGQFEERLKVVMKEILTAGNIIIFIDELHTLVGAGAAEGSIDASNMLKPALSRGEMQCIGATTLDEYRKHIEKDAALKRRFQAIFVQPPTSAETVQIIKGLKDRYEEHHGVKITDDAVDEAVRLSDRYISDRFLPDKAIDVIDEAGSRAKLIAYSRPEPLRVLEKEIKKIAHDKDLAIRLQNFEEAVKLREEEERIKKLLEETKQEWIKDKEKNRPNIDREEIAYVVSKMTGIPLFRIEEEETKKLIRMEEVLHQRIIGQEEAVTAIARAIRRSRAGLKGDRRPIGSFIFLGPTGVGKTELARALAEFLFDTDEALIRIDMSEYMEKFSSSRLVGAPPGYVGYEEGGQLTEKVRRRPYSVVLFDEIEKAHPDMFNILLQVLDDGYLTDSLGRRVDFKNTVLIMTSNLGTRMAEKAGMLGFQRSEIDIHGKMKDAIHSELKKAFNPEFLNRIDDTIIFHSLEKTHLAKIVEILLTELNDRLAEKGLELQVSDELKHWLVKTGYEPLYGARPMRRCIQKNIEDPLSEEIIKGRFKGKTIVKAVLKDNAPSFIEEAVMAEV